A window of the bacterium genome harbors these coding sequences:
- the lpxC gene encoding UDP-3-O-acyl-N-acetylglucosamine deacetylase, with protein MNNLTQNTINKEVSLSGIGLHTGQNITIALKPAPPNTGIVFIKDDVEIPAKLCYVSSSYREISLKKDGTEIKTIEHLLGSLSSFSITNLFIEVNGSEIPIMDGSSLPFALLIKSAGIKKQEGRMKYLSFTGPVEIKEDGRSISILPYNGFKVSYTISFSHPGVKKQSLELKLDETSFIKEIAPARTFGFLDEVNSLRQAGLIKGGSLENAIVLSDDEIINKPLRYEDEFVRHKILDLIGDLFLLGIPLKGHIIANCSGHSLNIKLARRIEEMLKKNEGIVIGEGRMDIKEILGIIPHRYPFLLIDRILEIEPAKRVVGIKNVTMNEEFFQGHFPGNPVMPGVLIIEAMAQTAGVLLLLEEKNRGKLVYLAGLDNVRFRKPVIPGDQIRFEAIPVKIRKKVGMVEVKGWVDSELAAEATLLFSLGV; from the coding sequence ATGAATAATTTAACACAGAATACAATAAATAAAGAGGTATCCCTCTCTGGTATAGGGCTACATACAGGACAAAATATTACAATAGCCCTTAAACCAGCTCCTCCTAATACAGGCATTGTTTTTATAAAGGATGATGTAGAGATACCTGCAAAGCTTTGCTATGTTTCCTCATCATACAGGGAGATTTCTTTAAAAAAAGATGGAACAGAGATTAAGACAATAGAGCATCTTTTGGGTTCTTTATCTTCTTTTTCCATTACAAACCTATTTATAGAGGTTAATGGATCTGAGATACCCATTATGGATGGAAGCAGTCTTCCCTTTGCTCTGCTTATAAAATCTGCGGGCATAAAAAAGCAGGAGGGAAGAATGAAATATCTCTCTTTTACAGGTCCTGTTGAGATAAAGGAGGATGGAAGGTCTATCTCTATCCTTCCTTATAATGGGTTTAAGGTATCATATACAATTTCTTTTTCTCATCCTGGGGTAAAGAAACAGTCATTAGAACTTAAGCTAGATGAAACATCTTTTATAAAAGAGATAGCTCCAGCAAGGACATTCGGTTTTCTTGATGAGGTCAATAGCCTTCGGCAAGCAGGTCTTATTAAGGGTGGTTCTCTTGAAAATGCAATTGTTCTCTCTGATGATGAAATTATTAACAAGCCATTAAGGTATGAAGATGAATTTGTCAGACATAAGATTCTTGATTTAATTGGTGACCTTTTCCTTCTGGGCATTCCATTAAAAGGTCATATTATTGCCAATTGCTCGGGACATTCCTTAAATATAAAATTGGCAAGGAGGATAGAGGAGATGCTAAAAAAGAATGAGGGTATAGTAATAGGGGAGGGAAGGATGGATATAAAAGAAATCCTTGGAATAATTCCCCACAGGTATCCATTCCTTCTTATTGACAGAATCCTTGAGATAGAGCCAGCGAAAAGGGTTGTTGGGATAAAAAATGTAACAATGAACGAAGAATTCTTTCAGGGACATTTTCCAGGAAATCCGGTTATGCCAGGTGTTCTCATTATTGAGGCAATGGCTCAAACAGCGGGTGTTTTGCTTCTTTTAGAGGAGAAAAATAGGGGAAAGCTGGTATATCTTGCTGGTCTGGATAATGTCCGATTTAGAAAGCCAGTTATCCCCGGGGATCAAATAAGGTTTGAGGCAATACCGGTAAAGATTAGAAAAAAGGTAGGTATGGTTGAAGTAAAGGGATGGGTAGACAGCGAGCTGGCTGCCGAAGCAACCCTTCTCTTTTCTCTTGGTGTTTAG